The Changchengzhania lutea genomic sequence TGTATTGCGGCGCTCGTGTCGGTTTATTTGTTTTCATATCCATAAACACCAAAGTTGAACTTGCGGTGGTTATAATTTCTCCTGCTTCGTTGGTAATTTCATACTCGAATTCAATTTTAGCAGTAGGCTTATTTTTTAGTTTAGTTTTTACATTAATGATGTCATCATAACCTGCTGATTTTTTATAGTTTATACTCAAAGAAATCACAGGAAGCATGATGCCATTTTCTTCCATGGACTTATAAGAAACACCTAACTTGCGTAACCACTCAATACGGCCCATTTCAAGGTATAACGTGTAATTACCATGATATGCCACACCCATTTGATCAGTTTCGCCATATCTCACTCTTATTTGTATTTCATCGATAATCATAGGTTTATTTAAATATTTTTTTGTAGTTTCGGCTAGAGCTTAAACATGGTGAAAATTTTGTAGAAATTCAATAGCAAATGATTTTTTTTTTCAGAATTTTGTTCACATATTTGCCAGACCAAGAGGGATAAAATTTTCAAAGTCTCTATTACAAAACTAACTAACAGCAAACCAGAAAATTAAAACATGAGTAT encodes the following:
- a CDS encoding acyl-CoA thioesterase, with the translated sequence MIIDEIQIRVRYGETDQMGVAYHGNYTLYLEMGRIEWLRKLGVSYKSMEENGIMLPVISLSINYKKSAGYDDIINVKTKLKNKPTAKIEFEYEITNEAGEIITTASSTLVFMDMKTNKPTRAPQYILDVLDS